The Pseudomonas eucalypticola genome has a window encoding:
- a CDS encoding sugar kinase: MADVLCFGETMAMLVAEQTGDLAAVTHYHKRIAGADSNVAIGLSRLGFDVTWLSRVGDDSLGRFVVNTLQREGLDCRHVAVDSAHPTGFQFKSREDDGQDPVVEYFRRGSAASHLSVADLNDDLLSARHLHATGIPPALSASAQELSSHLMQTMRGAGRSVSFDPNLRPSLWSSQTRMISEVNALASHADWVLPGLSEGRLLTGYEEPGDIAAFYLDHGAEAVAIKLGAEGAYYRTALGEGFVAAHSVAKVVDTVGAGDGFAVGVISALLEGLTIEQAVDRGNWIGSRAVQSQGDMEGLPSRDQLLDAVALRRA; encoded by the coding sequence ATGGCTGATGTCCTGTGCTTCGGTGAAACCATGGCGATGCTGGTCGCCGAACAGACCGGCGACCTGGCCGCCGTCACCCATTATCACAAGCGTATTGCCGGTGCCGACAGTAATGTCGCCATCGGCCTGTCGCGCCTGGGCTTCGATGTCACCTGGCTGAGCCGGGTGGGCGACGACTCCCTGGGCCGCTTCGTGGTCAACACGCTGCAGCGTGAAGGGCTGGATTGTCGGCATGTAGCGGTGGACTCCGCCCACCCCACTGGCTTTCAGTTCAAGTCCCGCGAGGACGACGGGCAGGACCCGGTGGTGGAGTATTTCCGCCGTGGTTCGGCGGCCAGCCACCTGAGCGTCGCCGACCTCAACGATGACCTGCTGAGCGCGCGCCACCTGCACGCCACCGGCATTCCGCCGGCGCTGTCGGCCAGCGCCCAGGAACTGTCCAGCCACTTGATGCAGACGATGCGCGGCGCAGGCCGCAGCGTGTCCTTCGACCCTAACCTGCGGCCGTCGCTGTGGTCCAGCCAGACGCGCATGATCAGTGAGGTCAACGCCCTGGCCAGCCATGCCGACTGGGTGTTGCCAGGGCTGTCCGAAGGCCGCCTGCTCACCGGTTATGAAGAACCGGGCGACATCGCCGCCTTCTACCTGGACCATGGCGCCGAAGCCGTGGCCATCAAGCTTGGCGCCGAAGGGGCCTACTACCGCACGGCGTTGGGCGAAGGCTTCGTGGCCGCGCATTCGGTGGCCAAGGTGGTCGACACCGTGGGCGCCGGCGACGGTTTTGCCGTGGGCGTGATCAGCGCGTTGCTCGAAGGCCTGACCATCGAACAGGCTGTGGACCGTGGCAACTGGATCGGCAGCCGCGCGGTGCAGAGCCAGGGTGACATGGAAGGCCTGCCCAGCCGTGACCAATTGCTCGATGCCGTGGCCCTGCGCCGCGCCTGA
- a CDS encoding sugar phosphate isomerase/epimerase family protein has product MNLSPVSISLSSYGATLIREKGQVPFAGLLQQAGADVIEWREELFTAFEPALLREAAQAHGLRSVYSAPMELWEQGRAEPNPVLVDALANAAACGSSWLKVSLGFFAPHNDVAALKRILADQPVRLLVENDQTTQGGRIDPLVRFFARASEQQVPVAMTFDIGNWQWQEQSVFSAAVQLGQYVEYVHCKAVERTPAGKLVAVPPGAKDLQAWDELMLRMAPGVMRAAEFPLQGEDLLQVTRGHVATLARLGQPHSEAARHG; this is encoded by the coding sequence ATGAATCTCTCCCCCGTGTCCATCAGCCTGTCCAGCTACGGCGCGACCCTGATCCGCGAAAAGGGCCAGGTGCCCTTTGCTGGCCTGCTCCAGCAAGCGGGCGCCGACGTCATTGAATGGCGCGAAGAACTCTTCACCGCGTTCGAACCGGCGCTGCTGCGTGAAGCCGCCCAGGCTCACGGCCTTCGCAGCGTGTACTCCGCGCCCATGGAACTATGGGAGCAAGGCCGCGCCGAGCCCAACCCGGTTCTGGTCGATGCCCTGGCCAACGCTGCCGCCTGCGGTTCGAGCTGGTTGAAAGTGTCGCTGGGCTTTTTCGCTCCCCATAATGACGTCGCCGCCCTCAAGCGCATCCTGGCCGACCAGCCGGTGCGCCTGCTGGTGGAAAACGACCAGACCACCCAGGGGGGACGCATCGACCCGCTGGTGCGTTTCTTTGCCCGCGCCAGCGAACAACAGGTACCTGTGGCCATGACCTTCGACATCGGCAACTGGCAGTGGCAGGAGCAGTCGGTGTTCAGCGCCGCCGTGCAACTGGGCCAGTACGTGGAATACGTGCACTGCAAAGCCGTGGAGCGCACCCCAGCGGGCAAGCTGGTGGCCGTCCCGCCGGGTGCCAAGGACTTGCAAGCCTGGGATGAGCTGATGCTGCGCATGGCGCCCGGTGTGATGCGGGCTGCGGAATTCCCGCTGCAAGGCGAGGATCTACTGCAGGTAACCCGTGGCCACGTGGCCACCCTCGCCCGCTTGGGCCAACCGCATTCGGAGGCTGCCCGTCATGGCTGA
- a CDS encoding MFS transporter yields the protein MDNLKLATRRWWVIMPIVFITYSLAYLDRANYGFAAASGMAKDLAMTPGLSSLLGALFFLGYFFFQVPGAIYAEKRSVKKLIFASLIAWGALASLTGMVENAYWLIAIRFMLGVVEAVVMPAMLVYLCYWFTRAERSRANTFLILGNPVTMLWMSVVSGYLVQHFSWRWMFIIEGLPAIIWAFIWWRLADEKPADATWLSGQQKQDLAATLAAEQEGIKPVKNYAEAFRSGKVIILSVQFFCWSIGVYGFVLWLPSILKQGQEMDMVEAGWLSALPYLAAAIAMLAVSWGSDRIQRRKRFVWPPLLLAALAFYGSYALGSDHFWWSYGLLVVAGACMYAPYGPFFAIVPEVLPANVAGGAMALINSMGALGSFAGSYLVGYLNSTTGNPGASYLLMSGALVLSAVLTLLLAPGGCDRVAAKAGARPLTAHHS from the coding sequence ATGGACAACCTGAAATTGGCGACCCGCCGTTGGTGGGTGATCATGCCCATCGTTTTCATCACCTACAGCCTGGCCTACCTGGACCGGGCCAACTATGGCTTCGCAGCTGCCTCTGGCATGGCCAAGGACCTGGCCATGACGCCAGGCCTGTCGTCGCTGCTGGGGGCGCTGTTCTTCCTCGGCTATTTCTTCTTCCAGGTGCCGGGCGCCATCTACGCCGAAAAGCGCAGCGTGAAGAAACTGATCTTCGCCAGCCTGATCGCCTGGGGCGCCCTGGCCAGCCTCACTGGCATGGTGGAGAACGCCTATTGGCTGATCGCTATCCGCTTCATGCTCGGCGTGGTGGAAGCCGTGGTGATGCCGGCCATGCTGGTGTACCTGTGCTACTGGTTCACCCGCGCCGAACGGTCGCGGGCCAACACCTTCCTGATCCTGGGCAACCCGGTGACCATGCTGTGGATGTCGGTGGTCTCGGGCTACCTGGTGCAGCATTTCAGCTGGCGCTGGATGTTCATCATCGAGGGGCTGCCGGCCATTATCTGGGCGTTCATCTGGTGGCGCCTGGCCGATGAAAAACCGGCCGACGCCACGTGGCTCAGCGGCCAGCAGAAACAAGACCTGGCGGCCACCCTGGCGGCCGAACAGGAAGGCATCAAGCCGGTGAAGAACTACGCCGAGGCGTTTCGCTCGGGCAAGGTCATCATCCTCTCGGTGCAGTTTTTCTGCTGGAGCATCGGCGTGTATGGTTTCGTGTTGTGGCTGCCGTCGATTCTCAAGCAGGGCCAGGAAATGGACATGGTCGAGGCCGGTTGGCTGTCGGCGCTGCCCTACCTCGCCGCAGCCATCGCCATGCTCGCGGTGTCCTGGGGCTCGGACCGCATTCAGCGGCGCAAGCGCTTCGTGTGGCCGCCGCTGCTGCTGGCGGCCCTGGCCTTCTACGGCTCCTACGCCCTGGGCAGCGACCATTTCTGGTGGTCGTACGGCTTGCTGGTCGTGGCCGGTGCGTGCATGTACGCGCCCTACGGACCGTTCTTCGCCATTGTCCCCGAAGTGCTGCCCGCCAACGTCGCTGGCGGCGCCATGGCCCTGATCAACAGCATGGGCGCCCTGGGTTCATTCGCCGGCTCCTACCTGGTGGGCTACCTCAACAGCACCACTGGCAACCCTGGCGCCTCCTACCTGCTGATGAGCGGCGCCCTGGTGCTCTCGGCGGTGCTGACCCTTCTCCTGGCCCCCGGTGGTTGCGACCGGGTGGCGGCCAAGGCCGGTGCCCGGCCGCTTACCGCCCATCATTCCTGA
- a CDS encoding NAD(P)-dependent oxidoreductase yields the protein MKKHVLLYKKLSPALLARLENEVEVTYIDDPASDSLARLREALPQAHGLLGASLKLDAALLDLAPQLEAVASVSVGVDNYDIADLSRRGVKLTNTPDVLTETTADTGFALVLATARRVVELATWVRAGQWTASVGPKHFGTDVHGKTLGIIGMGRIGEALAQRGHFGFNMPVIYHSHSAKPAVDQRFGARHCALDELLREADFICLTLPLTKETTGLIGAREFELMGEDSIFINISRGKVVDEQALIRALQTGQIRAAGLDVFEREPVQTDSPLLALDNVVATPHIGSATHETREAMARCAVDNLLAALRGERPQNLVNP from the coding sequence ATGAAAAAGCATGTGCTGCTGTACAAGAAACTCTCCCCCGCCCTGCTGGCCCGCCTGGAAAACGAAGTAGAGGTCACCTACATCGACGACCCGGCCAGCGACAGCCTGGCCCGCCTGCGCGAGGCACTGCCCCAGGCCCACGGGCTACTGGGCGCCAGCCTGAAGCTGGACGCGGCGCTGCTGGACCTGGCCCCGCAGCTGGAAGCGGTGGCGAGCGTCTCGGTGGGCGTGGACAACTACGACATCGCCGACCTCAGCCGCCGCGGGGTGAAGCTCACCAACACCCCGGACGTGCTCACCGAAACCACCGCAGACACGGGGTTTGCCCTGGTGCTGGCTACGGCGCGGCGAGTGGTGGAACTGGCGACATGGGTGCGCGCGGGGCAATGGACCGCCAGCGTGGGGCCCAAGCACTTTGGTACCGATGTCCACGGCAAGACCCTGGGCATCATCGGCATGGGCCGTATCGGCGAAGCGCTGGCCCAGCGCGGGCATTTCGGTTTCAACATGCCGGTGATCTACCACAGCCACTCGGCCAAACCGGCCGTGGACCAGCGCTTTGGCGCCCGTCACTGCGCGCTGGACGAACTGCTGCGCGAGGCTGACTTCATCTGCCTGACCTTGCCCTTGACCAAGGAAACCACCGGCCTGATCGGGGCGCGGGAGTTCGAATTGATGGGTGAGGACAGCATCTTCATCAATATTTCCCGTGGCAAAGTGGTCGATGAACAGGCCTTGATCCGCGCCCTGCAGACCGGCCAGATTCGCGCGGCGGGCCTTGATGTGTTCGAACGTGAACCGGTGCAGACGGACTCGCCGTTGCTCGCCCTCGACAATGTTGTGGCCACCCCCCACATCGGCTCCGCCACCCATGAAACCCGCGAGGCCATGGCCCGCTGCGCGGTCGACAACCTGCTGGCGGCGCTACGGGGCGAGCGGCCGCAGAACCTGGTGAATCCTTGA
- a CDS encoding thioredoxin family protein, whose product MSGYRELFEKGMGFAAFVATGLDAEQEGVSRAEQRMAATGFSEATRQRMAAVARDYYLLAAGEMWCPDCQVNLVALEALCAAQPRVRLAVISKARAEQQLRDRLGLPKVSIPLVVVLDAGFEPIGLFIERPQAVIQGDEQTLAAYKAAQMLDATLTDVLTIIESSNTSR is encoded by the coding sequence ATGAGCGGCTATCGCGAGTTGTTTGAGAAGGGCATGGGGTTCGCGGCGTTCGTCGCCACGGGGCTGGATGCCGAGCAGGAAGGGGTGTCGCGCGCTGAGCAGCGCATGGCTGCCACTGGCTTCAGCGAGGCGACGCGCCAGCGCATGGCCGCCGTCGCACGCGACTATTACTTGCTGGCGGCGGGCGAAATGTGGTGTCCGGACTGCCAGGTGAACCTGGTGGCGCTCGAAGCCCTATGCGCGGCTCAGCCCCGAGTGCGCCTGGCGGTCATCAGCAAGGCCCGCGCCGAGCAGCAGTTGCGCGACCGGTTGGGCCTGCCCAAAGTGTCCATTCCGCTGGTGGTGGTGCTGGATGCTGGGTTTGAACCGATCGGTTTATTCATTGAGCGCCCGCAGGCAGTCATCCAGGGTGATGAGCAAACGCTGGCCGCGTACAAGGCCGCCCAGATGCTCGACGCCACATTGACCGATGTGCTAACGATCATAGAAAGCAGCAACACAAGCCGATAA
- a CDS encoding LacI family DNA-binding transcriptional regulator codes for MSSSTALPRHRVTMLDVAQRAGVSKASVSRFIGDDRALLSDAIALRIEKAIDELGYRPNQMARGLKRGRTRLIGMLMADIRNPYSIAVMHGVETACRRHGYSLVVCNTDRDGEQERHQLAALRSYNIEGLIVNTLGKHMDELRELQGERPMVLVDRKLEDFHSDIAGLDNAGAMRMGLVHLKARGYRDVALVSEPQDGTSSRNERISAFDSLVAQDRELRGTLLQTGDELHSRLREYLDAPGPGPKALFCANGLATLAATQALRALNCNLFEDVGLIALDDLDWYPLVGGGITALAQPTHAIGVRAFECLLERLRGDTGPAQRFDFAAELIVRGSTLGKHR; via the coding sequence GTGAGCAGCTCCACCGCCCTGCCCCGCCACCGCGTGACCATGCTGGACGTGGCCCAGCGCGCCGGCGTTTCCAAAGCCAGCGTGTCGCGCTTCATCGGTGATGACCGTGCACTGCTGTCCGACGCCATCGCCTTGCGCATCGAGAAAGCCATCGACGAGTTGGGCTACCGGCCCAACCAGATGGCCCGGGGCCTGAAACGCGGGCGCACGCGCCTGATCGGCATGCTCATGGCCGATATCCGCAACCCCTATTCCATTGCGGTGATGCACGGCGTGGAAACCGCCTGCCGGCGCCACGGCTACAGCCTGGTGGTGTGCAACACTGACCGCGATGGCGAGCAGGAACGCCACCAACTGGCGGCGTTGCGCTCGTACAACATCGAAGGGTTGATCGTGAACACCCTGGGCAAGCACATGGATGAACTGCGCGAACTGCAAGGCGAGCGGCCCATGGTGCTGGTGGACCGCAAGCTGGAGGACTTTCACAGCGATATCGCCGGGCTGGATAACGCTGGCGCCATGCGCATGGGCCTGGTGCACCTCAAGGCGCGCGGCTATCGCGACGTGGCTCTGGTCAGCGAGCCTCAGGATGGCACCAGTTCACGCAACGAGCGCATCAGCGCGTTCGACAGCCTGGTTGCCCAGGACCGTGAGCTGCGCGGCACCCTGCTGCAGACCGGTGACGAATTGCACAGCCGTCTGCGCGAGTACCTCGATGCGCCTGGCCCCGGCCCCAAGGCGCTGTTCTGCGCCAACGGTCTTGCGACCCTGGCGGCCACCCAGGCCTTGCGGGCCCTGAACTGCAACCTGTTCGAAGACGTGGGGTTGATCGCCCTGGACGACCTGGACTGGTACCCCCTGGTGGGCGGTGGCATCACCGCCCTGGCCCAGCCCACCCATGCCATCGGCGTACGCGCCTTCGAATGCCTGTTGGAGCGCCTGCGTGGCGACACCGGCCCGGCGCAGCGCTTCGATTTCGCGGCCGAGCTGATTGTTCGCGGCTCCACGCTCGGGAAGCATCGGTAG
- a CDS encoding TonB-dependent siderophore receptor produces MSSYDFKLNSIRDVLSNTPGVNVQKVETDRTYFTARGFDITNFQYDGMGMPLTNGLLVGDYDMAPYEQVDILHGANGLMTGNGNPSATVNFVRKRPTYDPQASVTLSGGSWDDRRVDIDVSGPLTETGNVRGRLVYAYEKGNAYLDRYAREKNVFAGTLAFDLTDSDTLTVGYEDQKTNANGSSWGALPLVDANGNAIHYSSRSSNISQPWVYWNVHTTRAFAEWQHQFANDWKSTVTLTGMEHREDTEMFYIYSDATSTTGYTGLPSKYKDDNRELDGDVSFSGPLTLFGREHQFTFGANVARSHNQETSLYGESSYYTPVSLQDALNGSIPRTTDWDIASAAATSNYVDRQKSLYAGARWSLADDLHLITGARMLSADSDGDSYDSPRDVRIHGKVTPYAGLVYDLTPQYALYASYTEIFNPQYSLNPQGKVLDPLQGKSYEAGIKGQLLDNKLDVSAAVFHTKQDNVATYAGYDASLGGYLYNGMSYKSDGLELQATGELAPGLQVSGGYTYVYITDADDSRARRFIPRHQMNGSVTYQLPMAPQFKVGANLTWQSKIANDDTPLADQGAYALVGLMGKYDIDSHWSTQVNVNNLTDRKYLQTVRYAQSNYGDPRNVMASVTWKY; encoded by the coding sequence GTGAGCAGCTACGACTTCAAGCTCAACAGCATCCGTGATGTGCTGAGCAATACCCCGGGCGTCAATGTGCAGAAAGTCGAAACTGACCGCACCTATTTCACCGCCCGCGGTTTCGATATCACCAACTTCCAGTATGACGGCATGGGCATGCCCCTGACCAATGGCCTGCTGGTGGGCGACTATGACATGGCGCCTTACGAGCAGGTAGACATCCTGCACGGCGCCAACGGCTTGATGACCGGCAACGGCAACCCATCGGCCACGGTCAACTTCGTGCGCAAGCGCCCGACCTATGACCCGCAGGCGTCGGTTACCCTGAGCGGTGGTTCCTGGGACGACCGGCGAGTGGACATCGACGTGTCAGGCCCGCTGACCGAGACCGGCAACGTGCGCGGTCGCCTGGTCTACGCCTATGAAAAAGGCAACGCCTACCTGGACCGCTACGCCCGGGAGAAGAACGTGTTCGCCGGCACGCTGGCGTTCGACCTGACCGATAGCGACACCCTCACCGTCGGCTACGAAGACCAGAAAACCAACGCCAACGGCTCCAGCTGGGGCGCGCTGCCGCTGGTGGACGCCAATGGCAACGCCATTCACTACAGCAGCCGGTCCAGCAACATCTCGCAGCCGTGGGTGTACTGGAACGTGCACACCACCCGTGCCTTCGCCGAGTGGCAGCACCAGTTCGCCAATGACTGGAAGTCCACGGTCACCCTGACCGGCATGGAACACCGTGAAGACACGGAGATGTTCTACATCTACAGCGATGCCACTTCGACCACTGGCTACACGGGCCTCCCCTCCAAGTACAAGGACGACAACCGCGAGTTGGACGGCGACGTATCGTTCAGCGGCCCGCTCACCCTGTTCGGCCGCGAGCATCAGTTCACCTTCGGCGCCAACGTGGCGCGCTCGCACAACCAGGAAACCTCCCTGTACGGCGAATCGTCGTATTACACCCCGGTGTCGTTGCAAGATGCCCTGAACGGCAGCATTCCGCGCACCACCGACTGGGACATCGCCAGCGCCGCCGCAACGTCCAACTACGTCGACCGGCAGAAGAGCCTGTACGCCGGGGCACGCTGGAGCCTGGCCGATGACCTGCACCTGATCACCGGTGCGCGGATGCTCAGCGCCGACAGCGATGGCGATAGCTACGACAGCCCGCGCGATGTGCGCATCCATGGCAAGGTGACCCCATACGCGGGCCTGGTCTATGACCTGACCCCGCAGTATGCGCTCTACGCCAGCTATACCGAGATCTTCAACCCGCAGTATTCCCTGAACCCCCAGGGCAAGGTGCTGGACCCCTTGCAGGGCAAGAGCTACGAAGCGGGCATCAAGGGCCAATTGCTGGATAACAAGCTGGACGTTTCGGCCGCCGTGTTCCACACCAAGCAGGACAACGTGGCCACCTATGCCGGCTATGACGCCAGCCTGGGCGGTTATCTTTACAACGGCATGTCCTACAAGAGCGACGGCCTGGAGCTGCAAGCCACTGGCGAACTGGCACCCGGCCTGCAGGTCAGCGGTGGCTACACCTACGTGTACATCACCGATGCCGACGACAGCCGCGCCCGCCGCTTCATTCCTCGCCACCAGATGAATGGCTCAGTGACGTACCAGCTGCCGATGGCTCCGCAGTTCAAGGTCGGTGCCAACCTGACCTGGCAGAGCAAGATCGCCAACGACGACACCCCCCTCGCCGACCAGGGCGCCTATGCGCTGGTGGGCCTGATGGGCAAGTACGACATCGACAGCCACTGGAGCACCCAGGTCAACGTCAACAACCTGACCGACCGCAAGTACCTGCAAACGGTGCGCTACGCCCAGAGCAACTACGGCGACCCACGCAACGTGATGGCCTCGGTGACCTGGAAATACTGA